Genomic DNA from Macadamia integrifolia cultivar HAES 741 chromosome 6, SCU_Mint_v3, whole genome shotgun sequence:
CTGCTGCTGATTGAGTTaacaatctaaaaaaaataagttcAGCAAATGCTTTTCTGGACATTTTAATTCATCTTCTGGCTGTAATTGTAAATCTCACAAGAATTTCATATACCCCTCCCTGATTGGATGAGAGTCCTCCAATTGAgaaattatttgaaaatattATCTTTATGTTCATACCACCCACCTTGCGTTTATGCATCTCTGCCTCTTTCTGCATTCACCATTTAAGTAACTTGTGGACAATGTTTTAAAATCAATTAGGTGATCATCACCATCTATTTAGATAGCTGGAATTTGAACCGTAGTGAAGTTGTGGGCCTTATTTACCAAAAGAACAGTCATGGACCTTATCTAAATTAAGGCCATTTTATTAATCGAATGGATGACAATACGTCTTCCACCAACTTATCTTGGCGATGGTACTAtgttttaaattaaaacaaaagctGACTGATATCATTTAATTCTAGAATTGAACTGAGCACGTAGCTGTGATTTCTGACTCTGTATTCTATGTCTGCAGGTAGTCGGAGCATGGCAATGGTCTCTGTACTTTATATGGATTTTAATTAAGATTATTATTGTATCAGTATTCGAAAGTTTAGTTAGGAGTCGAATTTCCATATATTGTAATATTCATGCCGGAATATGTAAGTTAACTTCTTGAAGCAACCCATTGCTTTATGACCAACTGGAAACTCTGGTAAAATGAAGAAACTGATacacaattcttgaggtactttGGAGAGGATATTTaaaagttctttctccctttgtGTCTTAATTCTCAATGAAGCTTGTTCCTTGTTTCTAAAATGAACAATTGAAGACGAATGCAGATGCATGtgtgaggaagaggaaggaccCTTAATCCAAACTTAGGCTTCAATGAAGAACAAAGGACTacgaaaaaaaattatatatatttgtttgcTTTGCTATGGCTAAATGATTTATATGATATTACAGTATAAACCAGAAATATACTCCAAACGACTGCATCAATAGCATAAAGAATTCAAATATACTTAGCTTAGCCCATACCCTAGCCCCCCCCTTCACCAGTCTTAGATTTGTAATTACAATGAATTAAAAGGACGAAAGAACGCTTCCCGTGTGCTTTATCTACACCCAAACGCAATGCCCTGTTTTCAGGGGGATTAAAATTATATTTGCTAATTCTGCCATTGGGCACAAGCTTTCAGATCACTGAGAAAGCAAAAACTCAACTGCAATGCCCAATGGGATTAAAAATGACAGAAAAATTAAACATAGAAACTCAAAACAGATATTGGAGAAAAGCAAATTCAGAAGCTATAGTCTGGTTTGGATACTCTCTTATCCCCAGGTTTTGGCCTTTGCTTCATCTCATCAGCTCCCTTGTCTTGTGTcccatcattctcttcttcctcttccatgGACTGAAAAGCAGGGTGGCTTAGAATCCTGTTGAGGAGTTGAGTCCCTCTAAGAGCATTTGTCAAAGGGAGGTGGCCCTCAGGTGTGTCATCTTTCAGTTCCCAAATGAACTCACTTGGAAATGCCCTGTAATTGTACTGCTCAACTTCAGTGTCAAGCTTCTTCATCCAGCCAACCTTCAAGAAAAATTTGGTGAAGTCCCTATTAACCTTCTCCCATATTCTCTTCTGAACACTGTAACCGAATTTATTATTGCTGTACTGCCGCCAGAGATTGTCTATGGTCTGGAGGTTGGATTCCGAGATGAATTGGACTTCTGAGAAGAAGACATAGCCACGCTCCTGAGCTGCTTCACCTGCGAGGACAATAAGGAGACGGCGAGTTTCTTCATCGGCTTGCCGGTAGTCATTGGATGATAGGTGTTGTTGGAGGGTGTCAAAGGAGAGTGTTTGTGAGGTTGCGGTGGTAGTACTGGTGGTGGAAGTTGTGGAGAAGATAGTGAAGTGGGTAGAGCAGAgtttatgggagaaagaggttgaagaggtggtggttgtggtggctttgaggaagagagaagagggtaggGTGGAAGGAAGGCTGTCTGAGTTCTGGCGCCTGCTGAGAGGGTAGCGGTGGAGGGAC
This window encodes:
- the LOC122080606 gene encoding tetrapyrrole-binding protein, chloroplastic, encoding MATNSLPSLHRYPLSRRQNSDSLPSTLPSSLFLKATTTTTSSTSFSHKLCSTHFTIFSTTSTTSTTTATSQTLSFDTLQQHLSSNDYRQADEETRRLLIVLAGEAAQERGYVFFSEVQFISESNLQTIDNLWRQYSNNKFGYSVQKRIWEKVNRDFTKFFLKVGWMKKLDTEVEQYNYRAFPSEFIWELKDDTPEGHLPLTNALRGTQLLNRILSHPAFQSMEEEEENDGTQDKGADEMKQRPKPGDKRVSKPDYSF